ttgtcataAATCAAATtctcaaaaaaatttaggTGTATTAAAATTAGTGCATAATAGAGAAAGCAAAATATATCCATCAGGTACCTCCTTTTTGTCTGTAGATAAATCTGgttatattaatacatgGCAAGTTAATCATACCAATTCATTATTACCAACATTTTTGAATCAAGCACAATTGaccataaaaaataatactaatGCTAGTGCCACGGATGTAGTAAATTTAGGAGGTGATAAATTTTTACTCTCCGATTTTTCATCTATTTACAGTTTTTCCCTTGACAAAATAGGTAAGTCcccaaaataaaagaaatagtAAAATGTTTATTGTGCGAGTATTTCATCTATGCTTATTTTTGCAGGTCTATATAAACTTttcattcattttttatgtgcttctttaaatttttcagATAAAGGTGATATAAATCTAGTGAAACTCATCGATATAGAACTGATGGGaaatcataaaaatgaaaatataaaaaatataatcatgtgtgaaaaaaataaatgttgCGCCGGTTTAACAAAAGCAATATGTCATAGAATAGACCTTGAAATGAACAAAGTCGAAAGcagtaaatatttaatggaaaatttacaaaaaataaataactttgataataatactaatattgttttaacccccaaaaatattttaattgatGATAAAAGATTAGCTAATTATGTTCCAtatgtaaattataatttaatagattatgaaaatgataaaaaatattataatagtgataattattttgtggATATTAATTTAACTGGTATATCTTTAACATCATTAAATTCAAGtaattctatatatttatttgatttacGTTACAAATACCCATCAACTTGCTTATATTATGAGCCCATAATTACTGAAACATATCGTCTTAAAGAGAATGAcaaattgaaatatttaaataaattaaaattaaattataattctAGGCATTATCTCAgattaaagaaatattcTGGATTACATGACAACATCATATTATATCCTTCTGTTGGAGATTTGAATCAGGATAATACAGTTTGTGAACCAAATCCTGATAATACTACGAATATAGGTCATATTGATAATGTACAATatgtgaaaaataaaatattttcggatgaatcatttatatatactatagttaaagaaataaaaaaaaaagagctCGATAATTTGCCTAGCTcctatttaaatatgtggAGATGGTGTGATAAAAGACAATTCAAAtccttttttcattatcatgaagatttgataaataaaagagaTGATGGTAATTCTATAAGTGCTCCTAATtcttattatcaaaaaatgacATTTGATTcagtatataaatttatagatTCAATTAACCATCTGTTTGTTACATATGAAAATTCAAACTATATTCATTCCCTAGTTTCACCAACATATGGGTTGGATATAAAGAGTTCTCTAAAAGAGGTCCCTTTGTGTATACACCCGACTAAcctttgaaaaattaagatATAGTAATTAGATCAGGAGAAAAATAAGTTAACTATAGAATCGGCATTTTCTAGGCAGACATACACGCATTTTGGcggtatatttttaatgccatttttttttaattcatttatttatacatgtttttctttttcttttaaatttttattagtttattcattcattattttattttttatttacaatgGAAGCAACAAATGCTTCCATgttattaatatgtttatttaattaatttagaaacgaaaaaaaatacatacatatggTCATATATGCATCCTGGCCATGTGTGGGTTGTTTTacgaaatgaaaaaaatgtgtatgcttatcattttttcatcaatcctgtatttttttcagatTAATGTGAAAgctatattttgttattattttcatcaatttCGTTAGCCACAAACTTACGCAGTGCGTGCTTTTTTAgatattcatttaaaatttactttaaaattttataaaaaaataaaaaatggaaaaaaaaataatataaaaaataactgatggacatatttttattagaaTTTATTGTAACTCTTTAAATGATTTTCTGAGCAAACAACAAAATGTGGTAAATGGCAATCCTCTATTCAATCCATTTACATAATCTtcaaatttgtttattctTGGTATTGTTTCAACAgctaaaaacaaaaatggcGTGATATGTTGATAAAATGGATTAGCAAAAGAATGGATAAATTAAGTATATAAGTAGTGAATAATATAAGATCACAAAGTATATtgctttatatttataattgaatgcatatgcatattaccTTCATACATTCCATCATGTAAGGTTATCGAAGctctgtatttttttttagggTCAGCTATTTGGATGTTTGAAAATTcgattataattttgttatctGTTAAGTATAATGAAAGAAAGacatatgtattttttatgcacaATAAAGCTTAAATAGGAAAACAAACATATGGGggatttatttatttttttgagaCCTTCAAGTATTATTTCAAATCCTAAAAGATTATAAAGTGTTTCCAATTTCTTTGTCCATTCATTTTGAATGTGATCTCTATGCAGTTTAACGGTTTTATATTCTGCAAAAAtgcacaaaaaatattaaaggTACGTCATGAAATTGTGTAAGTTCAgcgtatatatatatgcgtGTGTGTATTCCTATAGATATACACAATTATGGATATATAGCGGTGCTAATATAATCTACCTTGTTTAGAGGCATCgaaatttttgaaaattaaaTTGAGTTGATAATTTACTTCATCAATTAGTTTAGGATATTCATCtaactttttttcttcttcctATAAAGTGACGAAGCAGAGTGAAAACAGCAATGAAagtaaatatgcatatatcgGTGCGTAAGGAGGAAAAGAATACGATTTCATTTGGTTCTATTTTTCTTACTAAGGCGCTCTCCTTTAGCTCGGTTACAAGAACCGTGTTTGCCTCGATTTCTAAATGGACAAttgtaaaacaaaaatgaattagtaaatgaatatatataaatagtggCAAAATGCaatgataaataaagtgggattataaaaagatgtaaaaaaataataaaaacaaattaacaaaatttataagtGTACCATAAGTTATTCTATTTATcgacttttttttttcccttGTCTTATTCTTCATGATTTCTATTTGTTCTAAAATTGtcaagaagaaaaaataataataaatatgtcgATTTGAGAAAATTTGTGATTTtcaaatatgttatatataaaacaatggAAGTATATTGGTCAATAGCTAGCTAAATAATcaggtatatatataaatagatACATATATGTTCACACACACACACACGAATAATGGTTATATCTGTATTTTCTCAATAAATCGTACTTTTCTCCTGCTctatatatgatattaaATCATTATACTGCTTTTCATTGTTATCagtaattttatttaactgCAATTGGAgagttttttttacttcGCTACTATCTATTAATTCTTCCATTTGGCATATTTTGATTTCagtaattatatttttgtgtgatctttatataattatactattattgttatttgtattatcaCCCCGTCTAGgtattttgattatttatacaaataaaattccGTAATATATCGAATAGTTAAgataaaagatatattatcaGTTGTGATTGGGCAGGATATTACGTTTTATTGTATACgaataatgcatatattatatatggctgtatataataatatgcatactaattgcatatatttttaatgcttatatacacacatatatatattatgtatagatatatttataataaccCTTCCCACATTTTCCAAAATATTTGTCATATCCTTGTATtcacaaattaaaaaaattactaaAACATTTTTGCCAAAGATTAtgttaagaaaaaattattaagtTGTACATAAAGGGGTTAACagaaatatgtaaaaaaaatgaaatgaaaataataaactgataaaatttacataatCGATAAACTTAATAAATGattaattcatattttctaatttacgatattaaaattatttttgtattttggAGGGGAAAAAAGAAGCAACTTTATCATATACACATTAATAATAGTTCCAAGCATAcaaagcatatatattgtcttgtttttttttttttttttttataaatttttatcatttatatagaCGAAATacagaaaagaaaaattaatttataattttgttcataaacTTACAAcctcatattatatattttaaatggacgaaaaaaaaaattaatataaatgtaagAAATTACACAATGCTTTCATACATTGCTgagatatttttttcactgatttttttacttaagcaatatgcataatacgataaaaaataataatataataatattgttatgaaataaaaaaatataaaataataaataagtaaaataaaatgtgtacgttaaaaatatcaaacgtaaaatgcaaaaatatGGGGGATGATATAATGGATTAATGAATGTGAAAAATGGCCGGagcaataaatatttgaagatttttatctttttgatttttgatttttaatttttgatttttatttatggaTGTATTAGGCCAAAAAAGAGGGAAATAtcatgaaataaaaaaataacgtataaaattaattttccCCCGTCcgattttaattattacttTGCAAGGATATTTCTTGtgtttccattttttttaacatgtCTTGTAATAAATTGACATTTTGGTTAATCTTCAAGTTCACAAGGTCTATGTTTTTCTGTGCTTCTTCTAGGGTACTATCTAACTTCGATTGTTGTTTTTCTAAGTCtaagaaaaaatggaatCAGTAGCAATATACGTgtgtaatataaaaagtagTATATTCAAACATTTATtggaaaaaaaggaatagaGCATTCGAGCTTATTCCGaattaattgtttttttctttctatACCATCTAGTCGTGTAGAAAACGATTGGGCATTGTCAtgtattttcttcaattGCTGAAGCCTGGATAAAAGATTAGGAATCATATGATGTGTTTTTTTCCAGACatctaaaattttaaaaagttcaTCAATGGATTCTTCATAGTTTCCCTTTtcttttgttatatttaatacatcttttttaaacttttttaaatttagaaaTTCTGATTGAAgattttgcatttttttctttacatTTTCTAATTTACTAGAATCTAATAAgcttaatttattatataaatctaATATGGCGTGATTTAGGTCATCGTATGGAAGCATAGACATTTTTTCAACTCCtaaaattttttccatGTGTGCAATTTTCCTTTCAAGTATTAGCAAATCTTTTACTTGAAcatcttttatttcatcatttttttctttatcacCATGAAGAGTATATATTCCTATCTTTCTCATAAAAGAATCAAtatcctttatttttttatcatcagAAGTTTTTTCATCGTTTAGTTTGACAACGTCATTGAAAGTATCAGCAttttgcaatttttttatcatttcatAAAtcatttcttcatttttagaattatcattattagtGGCTTCCTTTGATAGATCATTTTGCTTtttcgtatttttttttttcaaaattttgactaatttatcatcatttaaaatgttgttaatatcatttttgaGTGCAAACAATTCTAATAAAACTTCGGGGGGCTCTCtattatgcataatttttttaataatttgttcATGTTCTATTAGTTCGTTTTTATCTAACTGTTTGTCTTCCGTTTTTTTGGTACTAGTATCACCATTTTGTGTGTTTTCTTCAGTTTGGTTATTTTTAGCTATATCGTTAATATATACCATCATATCCTCAATTTCACATTtcaatttttgtaaatatgataacggatcatttaaataagaactcatattattattatattcataatttgtTGCATCATTATATCGAATTTTGGAAGGGTCAATTTCTACAATAACCCCATTATTGTAACATTTAAATGTTTTGTTCTTATAAAATtcgtataaatataaaggtTTATTGTTTTCACTTTCATCTAAAATtgcattattatcattattataaagtttaacatcatttttatttccattaaGATTAGTTATGAGATTGGTATTTTTCTCATCTAATGAAACtgtttttgtatttactattttttctcCATATTCcgatgataatattttattttcgatTTTTGCATTATCTTGTTTTGATACAGTACTAGATAAATATGTGTCTAATGGGGATGAATATATGTTAATATTAATCTCGtccaaaaaatgtttattcatattaactacatctttatataattcagTAGAATTATTATGGCATATTGAATAATTTGATGTATCAGgaatatattcaaatacaTCTTTTTCTTGAGATGGAAAAAAGAAGTTTCGCATGTCTACTTTTATGTTTTCCTTTCccattttcttatttttatttatatgtaacaTATCTTCTTTATTACTAGTATGATCTGACCCAAATAATTTACTTATTCGTTTTTTGACCATCATTTGTTtgctttttaattttattccaTATGTGAGACTGTTATTAGTGTCATCGTTCTTAGAATGATGCAAATCGCCAAGTTCATGGGTCGACAAAGGATTATCATTCTTATGGATACTTGTTTCGATATCATACTGAGTATTTAACGATTTACCTTCtactatattttcttcatgcTCTTTTACTAATGACGATTGTGAAGAAGTGAAATCCTCCCTCTTTAGAATATTgcctatattatttgtactattaattgattttatattttccccatttttatcattagtCTTATAGTTTTCCTTCTCATTGCGTTCGtcttttttactattttcattttttgaattattttcagaTTGGTCAGATTGTTCTATTTTGTCAAAATCTTCTTCGCTTTGTTCTTTTGaggtttttttttcaatttttttcatgttttgagaatatattttttactatttttttgtttggtTGAATTGGTAGTGactatataattaaaaatgtgtatatatttttttttttattttgaaaaactTCAGTTATTTCATTTGGAATGTTCTAAATTGTGTCTTTCCAAATGATACAACTTTATATGCATGAAAGGAGAacgaaatatatgaaagccgtaaaataattttgaacaaatttaataaaaatataacatatagGCATATATTGTATAAGCTTAGGTTGGGAGGttagaataaaaatatatgaaatgtatgtttttttttattataatgtattttattcttaCATATTGTGCTATTGTAATATATTGTAATGTGCTTATGATGTTATTTCATTGTGGTATtttgcttttattttttttgtatttttattgagAAAAAAGCTGAAAACTAAGAAAAtgtatttacaaaaaaaagaaaaaggcttcgataaataaaaaaatatatattgcataCATAGGTAACCTTTTGCAGCATTACTGTATGCTTATGTAATTTCTctattttccatattttttatagtctacaaaattatattagatatatttaaaaaaaaattaaatatacgGTTTAACCGTTTATATTACTTAATATTACACACAGTagtgttataaaaatatataatgctcaaaaaaatattcttataaatataaacctTGCTATATGTTACAAAAGCCTTTTATTGaagatttattatatatgtttgtaGAAGAATAGACATTTGTTATTTAAACTAATATGacaatgattttttttatattacaaagggtaattttataaagttATTTGATTTGTTCATAAGTTTCCGAAAATTACTAAcaggaaataaaatttttattttttttaaaaaaaatgcttataaaataataaataattgaaaTATTACCCTTGTACGTAATTATTCAAAAACTACCATAGTTAACAACACTAGAGTGGAGTAATAAACAATCtaattgttaaaaaataaaaattggctaaagatatttttactatatgcaataaaaacaatgcttatttttattattaatttttttaatgattaGATTTCTTCATATATGTGTGCTTGTACAACTGCACACAAACAATTATACGAGTTGTATATgtatagtattttttttaaaaaaaatatttatatttacatataactatttcattttataaatattgccTTAGTAATAATCGACAAATTAACTGTTCATTCAAAGTTTAATACTTTTAAGCGTAAGCCAACAAAAGAATGATAATGTTAAGGTAAACCTAGTGATAATTGAGTTtcattgaaaaaaataattataattctATGTAAAgccaaataaaataagaaatatatatcattttgcTTTTAAACAACTCTTAAAAATACTGAAATAAGTATAAGGTGTCTAAGGATGTCATTTTAAACAAGTATATATTCCCTATCTTTGATAAAATGTAAGCCCTCTTGTATTTCAcactaaaaataaagaattataCAGTACATACAcatggatatatataaatgtataacaattatttgtattgtGAAATTAGAAattaagaatatataattaaggctaatacaaaattttataaaacataatttagtaataatatattatataaaaattacatacctcaacaaatttaaaaaataagttgCAAAAATTACTACATATAAGAGCAATGTGctttattgaaaatatggatatatatatgcattgtttttgttaaattacacttgagaaataaaaaaaaaattagtaagattaaaaaatagtaattgCTAACAAGCTTATGTgaattttctaaaattgaaaagcaaaaaaataaacgtttgtaaaaatatatgggcacatttgtataaatacatttattaacaaatagCGCACAAGATCATGGGCAATAcgtaacaaaaaaaaaaaagaagggaatatgaatatgaaatttgttcacatat
This region of Plasmodium chabaudi chabaudi strain AS genome assembly, chromosome: 13 genomic DNA includes:
- a CDS encoding kinetochore protein SPC25, putative, with product MEELIDSSEVKKTLQLQLNKITDNNEKQYNDLISYIEQEKKQIEIMKNKTREKKKSINRITYEIEANTVLVTELKESALEEEKKLDEYPKLIDEVNYQLNLIFKNFDASKQEYKTVKLHRDHIQNEWTKKLETLYNLLGFEIILEDNKIIIEFSNIQIADPKKKYRASITLHDGMYEAVETIPRINKFEDYVNGLNRGLPFTTFCCLLRKSFKELQ
- a CDS encoding dynactin subunit 2, putative, giving the protein MKKIEKKTSKEQSEEDFDKIEQSDQSENNSKNENSKKDERNEKENYKTNDKNGENIKSINSTNNIGNILKREDFTSSQSSLVKEHEENIVEGKSLNTQYDIETSIHKNDNPLSTHELGDLHHSKNDDTNNSLTYGIKLKSKQMMVKKRISKLFGSDHTSNKEDMLHINKNKKMGKENIKVDMRNFFFPSQEKDVFEYIPDTSNYSICHNNSTELYKDVVNMNKHFLDEININIYSSPLDTYLSSTVSKQDNAKIENKILSSEYGEKIVNTKTVSLDEKNTNLITNLNGNKNDVKLYNNDNNAILDESENNKPLYLYEFYKNKTFKCYNNGVIVEIDPSKIRYNDATNYEYNNNMSSYLNDPLSYLQKLKCEIEDMMVYINDIAKNNQTEENTQNGDTSTKKTEDKQLDKNELIEHEQIIKKIMHNREPPEVLLELFALKNDINNILNDDKLVKILKKKNTKKQNDLSKEATNNDNSKNEEMIYEMIKKLQNADTFNDVVKLNDEKTSDDKKIKDIDSFMRKIGIYTLHGDKEKNDEIKDVQVKDLLILERKIAHMEKILGVEKMSMLPYDDLNHAILDLYNKLSLLDSSKLENVKKKMQNLQSEFLNLKKFKKDVLNITKEKGNYEESIDELFKILDVWKKTHHMIPNLLSRLQQLKKIHDNAQSFSTRLDDLEKQQSKLDSTLEEAQKNIDLVNLKINQNVNLLQDMLKKMETQEISLQSNN